In one Ignavibacteriales bacterium genomic region, the following are encoded:
- the rplS gene encoding 50S ribosomal protein L19 has product MDNLKEFVVDQIKTDLPAFNSGDHIRVHVRVIEGDKERIQPFEGDVISIKGTGISKTFTVRKISSGVGVERIFPLYSPKIAKIELLKQGDVRRAKLYYLRNLSGKAARIKSKTK; this is encoded by the coding sequence ATGGATAATCTTAAAGAGTTTGTAGTAGATCAAATAAAAACAGATTTACCCGCATTTAATTCGGGTGATCACATTCGTGTTCACGTTAGAGTTATTGAAGGTGATAAAGAAAGAATCCAGCCTTTTGAAGGTGATGTTATAAGTATAAAAGGTACTGGCATTTCTAAAACTTTTACTGTAAGAAAAATTTCGAGCGGTGTTGGTGTAGAAAGAATTTTTCCTTTGTACTCACCTAAAATTGCCAAAATAGAACTTCTTAAACAAGGCGATGTTAGAAGAGCTAAGTTGTATTATCTTAGAAATTTATCTGGCAAAGCTGCAAGAATTAAAAGCAAGACAAAATAA